From a region of the Sinorhizobium sp. B11 genome:
- a CDS encoding molybdopterin-binding protein, with the protein MKISARNRLKGKVVEVVKGATTAHVRIDIGNGTIVTASITNEAVDELDLKVGAEAYAVVKASDVMVAVD; encoded by the coding sequence ATGAAGATCAGTGCACGCAACCGCCTGAAGGGTAAGGTCGTGGAAGTGGTGAAGGGTGCGACGACGGCACATGTTCGCATCGATATCGGCAATGGCACCATCGTCACGGCCTCGATTACCAATGAAGCCGTGGACGAACTCGATCTCAAGGTCGGCGCCGAAGCCTATGCGGTCGTCAAGGCCTCCGACGTGATGGTGGCTGTCGACTGA
- a CDS encoding FadR family transcriptional regulator translates to MQPLNKTNLADTATEAIRSEIFAKRWAVGEKLPNEATLSAMLSVSRGTVREAVRVLVSQGLLETRQGSGTYVLSTTDNSRPLTMARRASLRDQFEARCALDVEGARLVAIRKTPDIIAGLRRLLAERGNYEGGDPAGFIERDLAFHKAVIAASGNRAMIEIYDFFSISIAETIAATLDRTIPEPDMQAHQAIVDAIETGSPDKADAAVRAFMAPILSALDRMLLS, encoded by the coding sequence ATGCAACCACTCAACAAAACAAACCTTGCCGATACGGCAACCGAAGCAATCCGCAGCGAGATATTCGCCAAGCGCTGGGCTGTCGGCGAGAAGCTGCCGAACGAGGCCACGCTTTCGGCCATGCTTTCGGTCAGCCGCGGCACGGTGCGCGAGGCTGTGCGCGTTCTCGTCTCGCAGGGTCTTCTGGAAACGCGGCAGGGCTCCGGCACTTATGTGCTTTCGACCACCGACAACAGCCGACCGCTCACAATGGCACGGCGCGCCAGCCTGCGCGACCAGTTCGAGGCGCGCTGTGCGCTTGATGTCGAGGGCGCACGGCTTGTCGCCATCCGCAAGACGCCTGATATCATCGCTGGGCTTCGCAGGCTGCTTGCCGAGCGCGGCAACTATGAAGGCGGCGATCCCGCAGGCTTTATCGAACGCGATCTTGCCTTCCACAAGGCCGTCATCGCCGCTTCGGGCAACCGGGCGATGATTGAAATCTACGATTTCTTCTCCATCTCCATCGCGGAAACCATCGCCGCCACGCTCGACAGGACCATTCCTGAGCCTGACATGCAAGCGCATCAGGCGATCGTCGACGCCATTGAGACGGGCAGCCCTGACAAGGCCGATGCTGCCGTGCGCGCCTTCATGGCACCCATCCTTTCCGCTCTCGACCGGATGCTTCTTTCATGA
- a CDS encoding Lrp/AsnC family transcriptional regulator, with translation MTKETNGIRSSRQRPEQLDLFDRRILGALAEDALQSYAALGKTVNLSPPAVHERVKRLRRSGVMKGAHAALDGAALGKPLLAFVHVEAAGWGKSERLMQLCRFPEVEEMHSVAGDASVIFKVRTESPRALEAFLSQVHSVPGVTSTKSYVALSTYMERPVQADMTADWPENPLPA, from the coding sequence ATGACGAAAGAAACGAATGGTATTCGAAGCAGCAGGCAAAGGCCCGAACAACTGGACCTCTTCGACCGAAGGATATTAGGCGCCCTGGCGGAGGATGCCCTGCAGAGCTATGCGGCCCTGGGAAAAACCGTCAACCTGTCGCCGCCTGCAGTGCACGAGCGCGTCAAGCGGCTGCGCCGGTCCGGCGTCATGAAAGGTGCGCATGCTGCACTTGATGGCGCCGCGCTCGGCAAGCCATTGCTGGCCTTCGTGCATGTCGAGGCCGCAGGCTGGGGCAAAAGTGAAAGGCTGATGCAGCTCTGCCGCTTTCCCGAAGTGGAGGAAATGCATTCGGTTGCCGGCGACGCCAGCGTCATCTTCAAGGTGCGCACCGAGAGCCCGCGCGCGCTGGAAGCTTTTCTGTCCCAGGTCCATTCCGTTCCCGGCGTGACCTCTACCAAAAGCTATGTGGCACTTTCCACCTATATGGAGCGGCCCGTTCAGGCGGATATGACGGCGGACTGGCCAGAAAATCCGTTGCCGGCCTGA
- a CDS encoding peptide chain release factor 3: MAESLAEAVSRRRTFAIIAHPDAGKTTLTEKLLLFGGAIQLAGEVKAKKDRMQTRSDWMKIERERGISVVTSVMTFEYEGNVFNILDTPGHEDFADDTYRTLTAVDAAVMVIDAAKGIEPRTLKLFEVCRMRDIPIITFINKMDRESRDPFEILDEVEEKLALDTAPITWPIGRSKTFCGSYHLKENTVRGSDTEVAVTPVNGPQSVADRLPENERDAFIEEVGLAIEACRPFDRESFLEGHMTPVFFGSALRNFGVRDLINALGDFAPPPRDQVADIRTVHAAEDKMTAFVFKIQANMDPNHRDRIAFARICSGKLERGMKARLARTGKQLGLTAPQFFFASQRQLADTAFAGDVVGIPNHGTLRIGDTLTEGESLVFQGVPNFSPEILRRVRLEDAMKAKKLKEALQQMAEEGVVQLFQPEDGSPAIVGVVGALQLDVLKERLMAEYGLPVSFEMSRFSVCRWISSDQAAELDKFLTVKRGDIARDLDGDPVFLAQDGFSLRYEAERYPAIRMVAIKEYHAAKAA, translated from the coding sequence ATGGCCGAAAGTCTCGCCGAGGCGGTCTCCCGCCGCCGCACATTCGCTATTATCGCGCACCCGGACGCGGGTAAGACGACGCTCACCGAAAAGCTGCTGCTGTTCGGCGGCGCCATTCAGCTCGCCGGTGAGGTGAAGGCGAAGAAGGACCGCATGCAGACCCGCTCGGACTGGATGAAGATCGAGCGCGAGCGCGGCATCTCCGTCGTGACCTCGGTCATGACCTTCGAATATGAAGGCAATGTCTTCAACATTCTCGACACACCCGGTCACGAAGACTTCGCCGACGATACCTACCGCACGCTGACGGCGGTGGACGCCGCGGTGATGGTCATCGACGCCGCCAAGGGTATCGAGCCGCGTACGCTGAAACTGTTCGAAGTCTGCCGCATGCGCGACATTCCGATCATCACGTTCATCAACAAGATGGACCGCGAAAGCCGCGATCCCTTCGAAATCCTCGATGAAGTCGAAGAGAAGCTGGCGCTCGACACAGCCCCGATCACCTGGCCGATCGGTCGCTCCAAGACCTTCTGCGGCTCTTACCACCTGAAGGAAAACACCGTGCGCGGCTCCGATACGGAAGTCGCCGTTACGCCGGTCAACGGACCGCAGAGTGTCGCCGACCGGCTGCCGGAAAACGAGCGCGATGCCTTTATCGAAGAAGTGGGGCTCGCAATCGAAGCCTGCCGTCCCTTCGACCGGGAGTCCTTCCTCGAAGGCCACATGACGCCGGTTTTCTTTGGCTCGGCGCTGCGCAATTTCGGTGTCCGCGATCTCATCAATGCGCTCGGCGATTTCGCGCCGCCGCCGCGCGACCAGGTCGCCGATATCAGAACCGTGCATGCCGCCGAAGACAAGATGACGGCCTTCGTCTTCAAGATTCAGGCAAACATGGACCCGAACCATCGCGACCGCATCGCCTTTGCCCGAATCTGCTCCGGGAAGCTGGAGCGCGGCATGAAAGCCCGCCTGGCACGTACAGGAAAGCAGCTCGGCCTGACGGCGCCGCAGTTCTTCTTCGCCTCGCAGCGCCAGCTGGCCGATACGGCCTTCGCCGGCGATGTGGTCGGTATCCCGAACCACGGCACGCTGCGCATCGGCGACACGCTGACGGAGGGCGAAAGCCTGGTATTCCAGGGTGTGCCGAACTTCTCGCCTGAAATCCTGCGCCGTGTCCGCCTGGAAGACGCCATGAAGGCCAAGAAGCTGAAGGAGGCCCTGCAGCAAATGGCGGAAGAAGGCGTGGTCCAGCTCTTCCAGCCGGAAGACGGCTCGCCGGCCATCGTCGGTGTCGTCGGAGCGCTGCAGCTCGATGTCTTGAAGGAGCGGCTAATGGCCGAATACGGTCTGCCCGTCTCCTTCGAAATGTCGCGCTTCTCCGTCTGCCGCTGGATTTCGTCCGACCAGGCTGCGGAACTCGACAAGTTCCTGACCGTCAAGCGCGGCGATATCGCCCGTGACCTGGACGGTGACCCGGTCTTCCTGGCGCAGGACGGTTTCTCGCTCCGTTATGAGGCGGAGCGCTATCCGGCCATCAGGATGGTGGCGATCAAGGAGTATCACGCGGCCAAAGCCGCCTGA
- a CDS encoding LysR substrate-binding domain-containing protein: MAAFNLNDLQLFVQAVESGSFTAAGRHLGIPKSTISKRVAELEERLGVRLIQRTSRSFALTDIGGEFFEHAQASIIEAEMAEGIVRSRLAEPSGTVRLTAAVPTAQFMLSKHLAELTARYPKLKLSLHVTDRFVDIVQEGFDIALRSHRSPLDDSTLVQRRITTHPFLLVASPDYIAKYGKPERPQDIATHKGIMPSLSGEQWRLISDDGAEVVIGPQPVMAADEPMVLLKAAAAGIGITILPTSVCDDALQDGRLIRLLSGWTAGSITTTALMPHRRGQLPSVRAVVEFLVERLAG, translated from the coding sequence ATGGCGGCCTTCAATCTCAACGATCTTCAGCTATTTGTGCAGGCGGTTGAAAGCGGCAGCTTTACGGCTGCAGGGCGCCATCTCGGCATTCCGAAATCAACGATCAGCAAACGCGTGGCGGAACTGGAAGAAAGGCTTGGCGTGCGGCTGATCCAGCGCACATCACGAAGCTTCGCACTAACGGATATTGGCGGGGAGTTCTTCGAGCACGCGCAGGCCTCGATCATCGAAGCAGAAATGGCCGAGGGCATCGTCCGCAGCCGCCTTGCGGAGCCGAGCGGCACTGTCAGGCTGACGGCTGCCGTGCCGACCGCGCAGTTCATGCTCTCCAAACATCTGGCCGAGCTGACGGCGCGCTATCCAAAACTGAAATTATCGCTGCATGTGACGGACCGCTTCGTCGATATCGTTCAGGAGGGCTTCGATATTGCGCTGCGCAGCCACCGCTCGCCACTCGACGATTCCACGCTCGTACAGCGCCGGATCACCACCCACCCGTTCCTGCTCGTAGCCTCGCCCGATTATATCGCGAAATATGGAAAGCCCGAGCGACCCCAGGACATCGCCACCCACAAGGGGATCATGCCGAGCCTCTCCGGGGAGCAATGGCGACTTATTTCAGATGACGGCGCGGAAGTCGTGATAGGGCCCCAGCCTGTCATGGCCGCGGACGAACCGATGGTGCTGCTGAAAGCCGCTGCCGCCGGGATCGGGATAACCATCCTGCCTACCTCGGTCTGCGACGACGCGCTGCAAGATGGCCGGCTGATACGCCTGCTATCCGGCTGGACAGCAGGCAGCATCACGACGACGGCACTGATGCCGCACAGGCGCGGGCAGTTGCCATCCGTGCGCGCGGTTGTCGAGTTCCTCGTCGAGCGGCTGGCAGGATGA
- the otsB gene encoding trehalose-phosphatase, with protein MANSNQLSEAPPSGSASRQDETLSTLSSYLQNGAFFLDIDGTLLDLAPTPDEIFVPPSLPAQLDTLSQRFGGALALVTGRGLTYADRLFAPFQFPIAGLHGAERRSPDGSIFKVEPTGEFERLKIELRAETASWTGILIEDKGAAVAAHYRLAPERLAELTVLIERFVNRAGPDWTLQRGKMVLEIRPARANKGDALESFIATPPFLGRRPIAIGDDITDESMFRAANRLGGYSIRVGAPSHETDARGILPSAAVVREIVARFAG; from the coding sequence ATGGCAAACAGCAATCAGCTATCAGAAGCTCCGCCGTCCGGCAGCGCTTCCCGGCAGGATGAAACCCTCTCCACACTCTCTTCCTATCTTCAAAACGGTGCATTCTTCCTCGATATAGACGGCACGCTCCTCGATCTCGCGCCGACGCCGGATGAGATATTCGTGCCGCCGTCGCTTCCCGCGCAGCTCGATACGCTCTCGCAGAGGTTCGGCGGGGCACTAGCTCTGGTGACCGGACGAGGCCTTACCTATGCCGACCGGCTCTTCGCTCCCTTCCAGTTTCCAATCGCCGGATTGCATGGAGCCGAGCGCCGCAGCCCTGACGGCAGCATCTTCAAAGTAGAGCCCACGGGCGAGTTCGAGAGACTGAAGATCGAGCTTCGGGCAGAAACGGCCAGCTGGACCGGCATCCTGATCGAGGACAAGGGCGCAGCCGTAGCCGCCCACTATCGCCTGGCGCCCGAGCGGTTGGCGGAACTTACCGTGCTGATCGAGCGTTTCGTGAACCGCGCAGGTCCGGACTGGACCCTCCAGCGCGGCAAGATGGTTCTGGAAATCCGGCCCGCCAGAGCCAACAAGGGCGATGCACTGGAGAGTTTTATCGCAACCCCGCCCTTCCTTGGCCGTCGTCCGATCGCCATTGGCGACGACATTACCGATGAGTCAATGTTCCGCGCCGCAAACAGGCTTGGCGGTTACTCCATCCGCGTCGGTGCACCTTCGCACGAGACAGACGCGCGCGGCATCCTGCCCTCCGCAGCGGTGGTCCGCGAGATCGTCGCGCGTTTTGCCGGCTGA
- the otsA gene encoding alpha,alpha-trehalose-phosphate synthase (UDP-forming): MSRLVVVSNRVPVPEKKGAASAGGLAVALEAALEKRGGVWMGWSGKINDAGEPGPLAIEQRGNITYALTDLTSKDVDEYYFGFANRMLWPICHYRLDLAEYGRTEMAGYFRVNRFFAHRLAPLIKPDDIIWVHDYHLIPLAAELRQMGIRNKIGFFLHIPWPPADVLFAMPVHDEIMRGLAAYDLVGFQTDHDLENFAGCLRREEMGDMISEGLFVAGERRFRGGAYPIAIETAAFAEFARKAGTHSMVLKAQQSIENRSLIIGVDRLDYSKGITQRIDAFENFVTNNPAHQRKVTYLQITPKSRSEVPEYEAMQRMVAEQAGRVNGALGTVDWVPIRYINRSVSRPVLAGLYRLAKVGLVTPLRDGMNLVAKEYVAAQNPDDPGVLVLSRFAGAARELNGALLVNPYDIVGTSNALARGLNMPLQERQDRWRRMMDHLLERDVSRWCNDFLGDLAA; the protein is encoded by the coding sequence ATGAGCCGCCTTGTCGTCGTTTCGAACCGCGTGCCCGTTCCGGAGAAGAAAGGGGCGGCATCTGCCGGCGGGCTCGCAGTGGCACTGGAGGCCGCCCTTGAAAAACGGGGGGGCGTCTGGATGGGCTGGTCGGGCAAAATCAACGACGCGGGCGAACCCGGACCGCTTGCGATCGAGCAGCGCGGCAACATCACCTATGCGCTAACCGATCTGACATCCAAAGATGTCGACGAATATTACTTCGGCTTTGCCAATCGCATGCTCTGGCCAATCTGTCATTATCGACTCGACCTCGCAGAATATGGGCGCACGGAAATGGCCGGCTATTTCCGTGTCAATCGCTTCTTCGCCCATCGGCTGGCGCCACTGATCAAGCCTGACGATATCATCTGGGTGCACGACTATCACCTGATCCCGCTTGCCGCCGAACTTCGACAGATGGGCATCAGGAACAAGATCGGCTTTTTCCTGCATATCCCCTGGCCGCCCGCCGACGTCCTCTTCGCCATGCCTGTCCATGACGAGATAATGCGGGGGCTCGCCGCCTACGATCTCGTCGGCTTCCAGACTGATCACGATCTGGAGAACTTCGCAGGCTGCCTGCGTCGGGAAGAGATGGGTGACATGATCAGCGAAGGGCTTTTCGTCGCCGGCGAGCGCAGGTTCCGCGGCGGAGCCTATCCGATTGCCATCGAGACGGCTGCCTTCGCGGAATTCGCGAGGAAAGCCGGCACTCACAGCATGGTCCTGAAGGCACAGCAGAGCATCGAAAACCGCAGCCTCATCATCGGCGTCGACCGGCTGGATTACTCCAAGGGCATCACCCAGCGCATCGACGCGTTTGAAAATTTCGTCACCAACAACCCGGCGCATCAGCGCAAGGTCACTTACCTGCAGATCACACCGAAATCCCGCTCCGAGGTGCCCGAATACGAGGCGATGCAGCGCATGGTCGCCGAACAGGCGGGCCGTGTGAACGGTGCACTCGGTACGGTCGATTGGGTGCCCATCCGCTACATCAACCGCTCCGTGAGCCGGCCGGTGCTTGCCGGCCTCTATCGGCTTGCCAAAGTCGGGCTTGTTACCCCATTGCGCGACGGCATGAACCTTGTCGCCAAGGAATATGTTGCCGCCCAGAACCCCGATGATCCTGGCGTTCTGGTCCTCTCCCGGTTCGCCGGTGCGGCGCGCGAGCTGAACGGCGCTCTGCTTGTGAACCCCTACGACATTGTCGGCACATCCAATGCGCTGGCGCGGGGGCTCAACATGCCGCTTCAGGAGCGCCAGGATCGCTGGCGGCGGATGATGGACCATCTGCTGGAACGCGACGTCTCGCGCTGGTGCAATGACTTTCTTGGTGATCTTGCCGCCTGA
- a CDS encoding MFS transporter — MTMTVQNVTSSFDAADETMIDAEIDSVPSPLPPQKQSTTARFLLGASLVLIAFNLRPVFSSASALLPEIRGELGLSPLGASLLTTLPVVCLGAFSPLAPRLAQRIGSERTLLGVLLLLTLGTALRGFSSVPLLFFGTALAGAAIAVGNVLLPGLVKRDFAANTALMTGLYTMALCAGAASAAGLTLPIEHALGGSLDGALSVWALPALLVGLIWLPQVFASSRQARRSGFRVEGLWRDKLAWQVTLFMGLQSALAYCVFGWLVPILRERGLDGIVAGGIVSVSVMVQAAACLFVPHIAVRGKDQRLINVTLCAFAVVALLGLLFAPLSTVWIWAVLQGIGQGGLIAAAMTAIVLRSRDPHVAAHLSGMAQCVGYLLAAVGPFIVGLIRGWTGSFAWCAVLFVALGLGAAFNGWRAGRALHVNARTVEKGE; from the coding sequence ATGACCATGACCGTACAGAATGTCACGTCCTCGTTTGACGCCGCCGACGAGACAATGATCGATGCCGAAATTGACAGCGTGCCTTCACCGCTGCCTCCGCAGAAGCAGAGCACAACAGCCCGCTTCCTGCTTGGCGCCAGCCTCGTGCTGATCGCCTTCAATCTGCGCCCGGTCTTTTCCAGTGCTTCCGCCCTGTTGCCGGAAATCCGTGGGGAACTCGGCCTGTCGCCACTCGGCGCCAGCCTGCTAACGACCTTGCCTGTCGTTTGCCTCGGCGCCTTTTCTCCGCTTGCTCCGCGGCTTGCCCAGCGCATCGGCTCGGAGCGAACGCTGCTCGGTGTGCTCCTGCTGCTGACGCTCGGTACGGCACTGCGTGGCTTTTCCTCTGTGCCTCTGCTCTTTTTCGGTACCGCTCTTGCCGGTGCTGCGATCGCCGTCGGCAACGTGCTGCTGCCCGGACTGGTGAAACGCGATTTCGCCGCGAATACGGCTCTGATGACCGGCCTTTATACGATGGCGCTCTGCGCGGGGGCCGCCAGTGCCGCCGGCCTGACGCTACCGATCGAACATGCGCTCGGCGGTTCGCTGGACGGCGCGCTCTCCGTCTGGGCGCTGCCTGCGCTCTTGGTCGGGCTCATATGGCTGCCGCAGGTCTTTGCGAGCAGCCGACAGGCCCGGCGCAGCGGTTTTCGCGTCGAAGGTCTGTGGCGGGATAAGCTTGCCTGGCAGGTCACGCTCTTCATGGGCCTGCAGTCGGCGCTCGCCTATTGCGTCTTCGGCTGGCTGGTGCCGATCCTGCGTGAGCGTGGTCTCGACGGCATTGTGGCCGGCGGCATAGTCTCGGTCTCCGTGATGGTGCAGGCCGCCGCCTGCCTCTTCGTGCCGCACATCGCCGTCCGAGGCAAGGATCAGCGACTCATCAACGTGACGCTCTGCGCTTTCGCTGTCGTCGCACTGCTCGGCCTGCTCTTTGCCCCGCTTTCCACCGTCTGGATCTGGGCCGTGCTGCAGGGCATCGGTCAGGGCGGGCTGATCGCAGCGGCGATGACCGCCATCGTGCTGCGTTCGCGCGACCCGCATGTCGCCGCTCACCTTTCCGGCATGGCACAATGCGTAGGCTATCTGCTTGCCGCCGTCGGCCCGTTCATCGTCGGCCTGATCCGCGGCTGGACTGGAAGTTTCGCATGGTGCGCCGTGCTGTTCGTCGCGCTAGGCCTTGGCGCCGCCTTCAACGGGTGGCGGGCCGGCCGGGCGCTGCATGTGAATGCGCGCACGGTCGAGAAAGGCGAATGA
- a CDS encoding carboxypeptidase: protein MHFRSLLLFAALTATLAPAFSFAQEAGERRAASAQGSSREGVLKLLPGDSVTEHEMTTVDGRNIAYTATAGTLDLFGQDGAQNAAIFYTAYIAKDAGPNRPLTFAFNGGPGAASAFLHLGLVGPRILDFGPDGRDGANAKLVDNPHSWLDFTDLVLIDPIGTGWSRTVKADDASNYYNVGSDAQTMAKAIALYVAHNNRANSPKYLLGESYGGFRAAKVASALQQNQGIIIAGTVMLSPLLEGQLMFNADQFALGAALEFPSLAAAEADRRKSFSESGQRDAEKFALGDYLTTLAGPAPTGDAAASFYSRISGLTGIPQDIVTRNRGFLGNAYAKHSGKQAGEVMSPYDAAFATPDPYPESDYDRGDDAILDGFTRAYGGAFADYARNELGFKTEMTYTLLENDISQRWEWGGGRGGGSRFQASATDDIRQMLASNPSFHLLIAHGYSDLVTPYGVSRYVVDHLPPSLAGNRVSLKLYRGGHMFYTTAGQRAAFTTDAKAFYAEHPVSPPAD, encoded by the coding sequence TTGCACTTCCGATCCCTGCTTCTGTTCGCCGCGCTGACCGCTACGCTCGCACCCGCGTTCTCCTTTGCGCAAGAGGCCGGTGAACGACGGGCTGCGTCAGCTCAGGGTTCCTCTCGCGAAGGCGTGCTCAAGCTGCTGCCGGGAGATTCCGTAACCGAGCACGAGATGACAACGGTCGACGGACGCAACATCGCCTACACGGCCACGGCTGGTACGCTCGATCTTTTCGGCCAGGATGGCGCGCAGAACGCCGCGATCTTCTACACCGCTTATATCGCCAAGGATGCCGGGCCGAACCGGCCGCTGACGTTCGCCTTCAATGGAGGCCCGGGCGCGGCTTCCGCCTTCCTGCATCTTGGACTTGTCGGCCCGCGCATACTCGATTTCGGGCCCGATGGCCGTGACGGCGCAAACGCGAAGCTCGTCGACAATCCCCACAGCTGGCTCGATTTCACCGATCTCGTGCTGATCGATCCTATCGGCACCGGATGGAGCCGTACGGTAAAGGCGGACGACGCCTCGAACTATTACAATGTCGGCAGCGACGCGCAGACGATGGCGAAGGCAATCGCCCTCTATGTCGCGCACAATAATCGTGCCAATTCGCCGAAATATCTGCTCGGCGAGAGCTATGGCGGCTTCCGCGCCGCAAAGGTCGCCTCGGCGCTGCAGCAAAACCAAGGCATCATCATTGCCGGCACCGTCATGCTTTCGCCGCTGCTCGAAGGCCAGCTGATGTTCAATGCCGACCAGTTCGCTTTGGGGGCTGCGCTGGAATTCCCCTCATTGGCAGCCGCCGAAGCCGACCGGCGCAAGAGCTTCAGCGAATCCGGCCAGCGCGATGCGGAGAAGTTTGCGCTTGGCGACTACCTCACCACGCTCGCCGGCCCGGCACCGACAGGGGACGCGGCAGCAAGCTTCTATAGCAGGATCTCCGGTCTTACAGGCATCCCTCAGGATATCGTCACCCGCAATCGCGGCTTCCTCGGCAATGCCTACGCCAAGCATTCCGGCAAGCAGGCGGGCGAGGTGATGAGCCCATACGACGCGGCCTTCGCAACGCCCGACCCCTATCCGGAATCCGATTACGACCGAGGCGACGATGCGATCCTCGACGGCTTTACCAGAGCCTATGGCGGCGCCTTCGCCGACTACGCCCGCAACGAGCTCGGCTTCAAGACAGAGATGACCTACACGCTGCTCGAAAACGATATCAGCCAGCGCTGGGAGTGGGGCGGCGGCCGCGGCGGCGGTTCACGTTTCCAGGCGAGCGCAACTGATGATATCAGGCAGATGCTTGCCTCCAACCCGTCCTTCCACCTGCTGATAGCCCACGGCTACAGCGATCTCGTAACACCCTACGGCGTCAGCCGCTATGTGGTCGATCACCTGCCGCCGTCCCTGGCGGGAAATCGCGTGTCGCTGAAACTCTATCGCGGAGGCCACATGTTCTATACGACAGCTGGCCAGCGCGCCGCATTCACGACGGATGCAAAAGCCTTTTATGCCGAGCATCCGGTGAGCCCGCCAGCGGATTGA
- a CDS encoding glutathione binding-like protein — translation MSLILFYGVPEGCSFGSIVALEWSGLPYRLCRIQMPEVVSGDEYRHINTVGETPSLLLPDGRLISESMAILNNIGAQSIDKGLGFAQGTVGFDRLNQMLAYLNTSFFNAFSPLWHSVEHELEPAEKEILVAYGKAKVEKAHRTLERLLAGRKWLLGDRPGLADAYFTGIARWNDFHKTVDIGRFPAVNDLYQRMLQEPAVRFALAIEHQEKAESTGSFMGEIDLDQALGLLRQAA, via the coding sequence ATGTCCCTCATACTGTTTTATGGCGTGCCGGAAGGCTGCTCCTTCGGTTCGATCGTTGCATTGGAATGGTCCGGCCTGCCGTATCGCCTCTGCCGCATCCAGATGCCCGAGGTCGTCTCCGGGGACGAATACCGGCATATCAATACGGTCGGCGAAACGCCGTCGCTGCTCTTGCCGGACGGCCGGCTGATCAGCGAAAGCATGGCAATCCTGAACAATATAGGCGCGCAGTCGATCGACAAAGGACTGGGCTTTGCGCAGGGCACCGTGGGTTTCGATCGTCTGAACCAGATGCTCGCCTATCTGAACACGAGCTTCTTCAACGCGTTCAGCCCGCTCTGGCACTCGGTAGAGCATGAATTGGAGCCTGCGGAGAAGGAGATTCTCGTTGCCTATGGCAAGGCCAAGGTGGAGAAGGCTCACCGGACGCTGGAGCGCCTGCTTGCCGGCCGGAAATGGTTGCTGGGCGACCGGCCTGGCCTCGCCGACGCCTATTTCACCGGCATCGCCCGCTGGAACGACTTCCACAAGACCGTCGATATCGGACGGTTTCCGGCGGTAAATGATCTCTATCAGCGCATGCTGCAAGAGCCCGCTGTTCGTTTCGCGCTTGCGATCGAGCATCAGGAGAAGGCCGAAAGCACCGGCAGCTTCATGGGAGAGATCGACCTGGACCAAGCCCTTGGCCTGCTCCGCCAGGCTGCCTGA
- the tsaA gene encoding tRNA (N6-threonylcarbamoyladenosine(37)-N6)-methyltransferase TrmO, protein MVRENEIRENELLLDNPPDATDAGLVFIGRIFTPWTSRMETPRQGRHDGPLCRIEIFDPWVPALQGVAGFERLEVLYWLHQSRRDLLLQSPARNGKTHGTFSLRSPVRPNPIGTSIVKLEAVEGNTLLVRGMDCLDGTPLLDLKPDRTLFTPIAPPQPGDFQTGDMSEA, encoded by the coding sequence ATGGTTCGAGAAAACGAGATCCGCGAAAACGAGCTGCTGCTGGACAATCCGCCTGATGCAACCGACGCCGGCCTCGTCTTCATCGGTCGGATTTTCACACCGTGGACCTCGCGCATGGAGACGCCGCGTCAGGGCCGGCATGACGGGCCGCTCTGCCGCATTGAGATCTTCGACCCCTGGGTGCCGGCTTTGCAGGGCGTTGCGGGTTTCGAGCGGCTCGAAGTGCTTTACTGGCTGCACCAGTCACGGCGCGACCTCTTGCTGCAGAGCCCGGCTCGCAACGGCAAGACGCATGGTACTTTCTCACTGCGGTCACCCGTTCGGCCGAACCCGATCGGCACCTCCATCGTCAAGCTGGAAGCTGTCGAAGGTAATACATTGCTTGTGCGCGGCATGGATTGCCTCGATGGCACGCCGCTCCTCGATCTGAAGCCGGATCGGACGCTCTTCACGCCCATTGCGCCGCCGCAGCCGGGCGACTTTCAGACCGGCGATATGTCCGAGGCATGA
- a CDS encoding RidA family protein: MELVKHSPSAGIYAATSDYIHAMEVRNPTRFLFVSGTMGLEAEGAPGKDLSVQLDLIWSNLRAILADAGMGVRNIVRLTSYLGDAGHAEANQDARLAALGDHIVPTTAIVVQTLQKDWLVEIEIIAAA, from the coding sequence ATGGAACTGGTGAAGCACAGTCCTAGCGCCGGCATCTATGCGGCAACATCGGATTATATTCACGCGATGGAGGTCAGGAACCCCACCCGCTTTCTGTTCGTGAGCGGCACAATGGGCCTCGAGGCGGAGGGCGCGCCGGGCAAGGATCTATCGGTCCAGCTCGACCTTATCTGGTCGAACCTGCGGGCGATCCTTGCGGATGCCGGCATGGGGGTTCGCAATATCGTACGGTTGACCAGCTATCTCGGGGATGCTGGCCATGCCGAAGCAAACCAGGATGCACGGCTGGCCGCACTCGGTGATCATATCGTGCCGACCACCGCTATCGTTGTTCAAACGCTCCAGAAAGACTGGCTGGTGGAAATCGAAATCATCGCAGCCGCATGA